The Novipirellula aureliae sequence TTTCCAATCAGGATGATTGGCGATTGTTTTATATGGACGCGTTTTTGAATTCGGAACAGTATGACAGGTATGAATGCGAACCGAAGGATTGGGTCGATGGCGATCGTCGTACCGTTGCTCGTGCGATGAAGTTTCTTGATGGGGATCGGGCGACGGATGCGAAGACACCCCGGCTTGCCGTGGTCTATCTCTATTCGACGCATGCTGACTATCGTAGCGATGTTGTCGATCGAATCTTTCAGCCAGCTGCGGATGATGATTTCCCGATTCCCTATTCGATCGATGATCGCAAGGCGGTTTGGAATCGCTACTGCAATAGTGCTCACACCGTCGACCGTCTGATCAAACCGTTGCTACGCCGCGACCGAATCATTATCGTCACTGGCGATCATGGCGAATCGTTTTTGGAAGATGGAACGTGTGGACATGGAACGCGACTGAGTGAGTTTCAGAACATGACACCCGCGGTTCTCTACGCGCCAGGTATTCGTCCACTTACCATCACCCATCCGACGATGCACGCTGATTTGTTACCGACTTTGGTTGATTTGGCTGATTTGCCGATGGTTGGCGAAAGCCCATTCGACGGGGTGAATCTTATGGATGAGGCACAGCGACACGATCGAGTCTTTGTGACGCGTGATTATATGACCAACGAGGTTTGTTTGATTGGGCCGTGGACGATAAACCCAAGCGAACCCTTTGGCTATCGCTGCGAAGTAGATAGGGGGTCAGGCACGATCGAGTTGACCGAGCCGATCCTACCAAATGGAGATCGGGCGGTTGGCCGTTAGCGTAGGCTACGACTTCTCGAAGAGAGCATCCGCCCATACGATCAAGTGGGGTGTCGCGGCCTTAGTTGGCAAAAGAAAGCTTTCTTTTGGTCTGGCAGTGAGTAGTCGAAACCGCAGGTTTGAAAGAAGAGTTCTGACGAGCTAATAGCCATCACCTCCATGACTCCTAAATCGCGGGCCCGGCCGACACAAGACTCGACCAATGCCTTGCCAACGCCCACATTTCGGTAATCGTGATGAACGGCAAGACTTAGGAGTTCAGCTAATTTTGCGCTATAGATTTCAATCGCAGCAAACCCGATGCACTGTTCTCGGTCTTCGACGGTTCGCACAGCCATGAAGCCATGGCGGGTCAACTCGATCACTTCGGCTTCTGTTCGGGAAAGTAATTGCCGCTGGACAACGTACGGTCTTAACAACGCGTGGATGGCCGCAGCATCGCTTGGCAACGCTTGGCGAATGGTCACCCCCGTTGGGAAGCTGCCCTCGATGAATGGTTCGTTTGCCGGTTGAGTTTGGCTGGACTGGGACGGTTGGGGGGCTGGATCAGGCGGAATGGAGTCGTCCATGGTTAGCAAGGTTTCTTCAATGGGGGGTGCTAGTTCAGACGCACGGGACTGGTGGCATTTTTGATCGTTTTGCGTAGTGTCGCCATGGGCGCGTCCTGACCGGTAAACAATTTGTGTTGGTAGGCTGCTTGGCGAACAAACATATCGACACCCGTGATAATCCGACAACCATGCTTGCGTGCATATTTGATTAAGAGGGTGCTTTCGGGGTTAAAGACGCAATCAAAAACCACCAAGAACTGCGTCATCGCACTGGCATCATACGGTGACCGGTCGAGGTCGGGGTGCATTCCAATTGGTGTTGCATTGATCAAAAGATTGATCTTGGGTTCATGGCGTTGATCCCATTCGATTGCACGGCATCCTATCTCGGAGGCGAGTACTCGGGTGTTATCCATCGTCCGCGAGGCGACGGTAACGTCGGCGCCTCGATGTCGAAGTCCCCAGGCAATCGCACGAGCGACATCGCCAGCACCGAGGATCAAGACATTGACGCCTTGCATTGGTTTCTCGACATCCTTCTTTAGCTTCAGTTTTTCCGAGATGCAGTCCATCGCAGCACGATAATCGGTGTTGTAGCCCAAATTGTCTTTGCCTTGGTACACCATCGTATTGATCGAACCGATGCCACTGGCACTCGATTCGGCTTGCGTGCAATACTCTAAACCGGCCTGCGAATGAGGGGCTGCGACACTGACGCCACTGATTTTCAGATCTCTGACACTTTGCATGAATTTATGCAAATCGTTACTGGGGACTCGAAATGGCAAAAAGCGGGCGTTCAAGTCTTGTTCATAAAACGCGGTGTTATGGACTAGGGGAGCATAATTGTCGGCGACGGGATCGCCGACAATTCCAAAAAGCTCTGTCTCCGAGTTGATTTGTTTGTAGCGATACAGCTCCGTCATTTCTTTCCAGTTCAATTGGCCGGGAGCCAATTTTTTGTCAGCGCTATACGTTGCATAGGTAAATGGCGAACCGACTCGTTCACCAAGGATCCGAGTAATCATCCCGATTTCGCCCATGCAAATCCCAATCGTGGGTTGCTTTGCATTTTTGACCAACTCCAACATGCGAACGTTATCGGAAAAGGTCGTCGCCATCGAAGCAATTTTAACAATATCGGCATCCTCCTCAGCCATCGCAGCGGCGAGCGATTCAAGATCGTCGGGTGTCTGTGTGAACTCGTGGTAACTAATGACCCGTTTGGTCTTACCGTATCGAGGGATTTGCGATGCCACGTCGGCTTCGATATCGACATACTCAACGCCTGCCGCGATGGCGGAGCGGAGCAGCATCATGCGTTCTTTTTCGCTCTTCATCCAACGTCCGCCATCTTCGCGGCGGCGGCAGGTGACGACGACCGGTCCCGGCCGATCGTCAATCAATCGCTTCAAATTGACTGCGCGTCCGATAAAATCGAGCCGTAGCTCGACCAACTCAGCACCTTGTTCGACAAGATACTTGTGTTCGGCGATCATTCGTTTGTGGCGAGCACGCCCAAGACTGACACAAATCATGAAAAAAATCGAAAAAGATCAAGGAGAGAAGGTAAGGAAATTGCCATGGAAACGGGACGTCTACCCAATCGAAACGTTATCACCCCATAATAATCGAACAAAAACGATATGATTGCTCTAAAATGAAATGTTGGCTACTGGTCAATTTGTGGTGGTATTCGCCTCGCAAACCCAAACGCCCCCTATTTATATTTGAAATGGCTTCAAATAACAGGCCGAGAGCTGGGGAATCGATCGATGCTGAACCGAAGAGGTTCGACGCCCAGGGATTTTGCCAGCCCATGACCTGCATGGAAACCCGAGCGACATCCGTTTTAGGCTGATTGAACGACTGAGAACTGCTAGAATCTAATGATCCTCTGCCAATCGAAAACTTCCCTTCAAAGTGATTTCACAAGTATGGCTGACAGAAATTCACACTTCTCGCTAAACGCCACCGCAAAGGGCTCGTTTGGGGGGCCCCGCCTGCGAACGCACGGCGGCAGAGACTGCCGCGTCGAAAAAGTTCCTCTCGGCAGCCGGAAGCTGGCAATTGATTGGGTTCCCGGGCAGGCTCGAAGAGCCACTGGGATAAGCATACCGGATCGGTTTGCACTGGAAACGGCGCAGCGTTCCCCGATGTTCTTGACCCTCGTTGGCGTCGTTTTCTTATCGATGTGGCTTATATCGACGCATGCAGCGGCAGAAAACGAGATTGTTAGGAGCGTTCCAGAAAACCTATCGGTTCAGTGGGAATTCCAAGCCGACGAGGCAATCGAAGCGGCGCCGGTCGTCGCCGAAAAACTCATTTTCGTGGCCGACGTGATGGGGAAACTCTATGCGGTCGATCGCTCAAACGGCAAGTTGGTGTGGAACCACGATTTTGATACAGGCTTTATCGCCGCTCCAGCGGTGCAGGAAAACAGGCTCGTTATTGGCGATGTGGAGGGAAATGTCTACGCCATCGAAGCCGATTCAGGAACCATTGTTTGGCAAAAGCAGACCGATGGCGAAATCAATGGCTCGGCTGCCTTCTATAAATCGACCGTTCTGGTCACCAGCCAGGATGGCAGCTTGTACAGTTTTGAGAGCGACGATGGCACATTGAAGTGGACGTACCAAACCGATGACCAAATTCGTTGTAGTCCTACCATTGCGGGTACGCGAACTTTCCTCGGCGGTTGTGACGGGCGATTGCACGTGGTCGACTTGGAAACGGGGAAAGGCATCGGTGAACCGATGCCATTGGGCGGTCCGACCGGTTCGACCGTCGCCGTCGCGGGCAACCTTGCCGTTTTGCCGATCATGGATGGGGCAGTGTTGTCGTTCGATTGGAAAACCGCGAAACAAATATGGCGTTATGTTGACGAGGAACGATCGCAGGAGTACCGCAGTAGTGCGGCAATTCAAGCGAACACCGTGGTCGTTAGCAGCCAAAAGAAACAGGTTGATGCATTGTCACTAAAAACGGGTGAGCGATTGTGGCGATACTCTTTACAGCGACGCGCAGACGCTTCGCCTGTGATTGCAGGCGACGATGTTTGGATTGCGGCGACCGATGGTCGTTTGATCCGCTTGTCACTCCAAGAGGGGAAAGAAATTTGGAAATTTGAAATTCGCGGATCGTTTGTTGCAGCACCTGTGATTGAAAAGACTCCGTCGGGCAGCGTACAGTTGTACGTTGCTGACGATAACGGCATCCTTCGATGCTTTGAATAATAATGTAAGGCGGAATCGCCGCGTGACCGTGGCCCAGGCTTCTAGCCTGGGTCCACAACGAAACCCCAGGCTGGAAGCCTAGGCCACGTTTGATACCGTAGCCCAGGCTTCTAGCCTGGGACCACAACAAAACCCCAGGCTGGAAGCCTGGGCCACGTTTGATACCGTAGCCCAGGCTTCTAGCCTGGGTCCACAACGAAACCCCAGGCTGGAAGCCTGGGCCACGTTTGATACCGTAGCCCGGGCTTCTAGCCTGGGACCACAATAAAACCCCAGGCTGGAAGCCTGGGCCACGTTTGATACCGTAGCCTGGGCTTCTAGCCTGGGACCACAACAAAACCCCAGGCTGGAAGCCTGGGCCACGTTTGATACCGTAGCCCAGGCTTCTAGCCTGGGACCACAACAAAACCCCAGGCTGGAAGCCTGGGCCACGTTTGATACCGTAGCCTAGGCTTCTAGCCTGGGACCACAACGAAACCCCAGGCTGGAAGCCTAGGCCACGTTTGATACCGTGGCCTGGGCTTCTAGCCTGGGACCACAACAAAACCCCAGGCTGGAAGCCTGGGCCACGTTTGATACCGTAGCCTAGGCTTCTAGCCTGGGGCCACAACGAAACCCCAGGCTGGAAGCCTAGGCCACGTTTGATACCGTAGCCTAGGCTTCTAGCCTGGGACCACAATAAAACCCCAGGCTGGAAGCCTGGGCCACGTTTGATACCGTAGCCCAGGCTTCTAGCCTGGGACCACAACGAAACCCCAGGCTGGAAGCCTGGGCCACGTTTGATACCGTAGCCCAGGCTTCTAGCCTGGGGCCACAACGAAACCCCAGGCTGGAAGCCTGGGCCACGTTTGATACCGTAGCCCAGGCTTCTAGCCTGGGTCCACAACGAAACCCCAGGCTGGAAGCCTGGGCCACGTTTGATACCGTAGCCTAGGCTTCTAGCCTG is a genomic window containing:
- a CDS encoding GNAT family N-acetyltransferase; translated protein: MDDSIPPDPAPQPSQSSQTQPANEPFIEGSFPTGVTIRQALPSDAAAIHALLRPYVVQRQLLSRTEAEVIELTRHGFMAVRTVEDREQCIGFAAIEIYSAKLAELLSLAVHHDYRNVGVGKALVESCVGRARDLGVMEVMAISSSELFFQTCGFDYSLPDQKKAFFCQLRPRHPT
- a CDS encoding outer membrane protein assembly factor BamB family protein is translated as MFLTLVGVVFLSMWLISTHAAAENEIVRSVPENLSVQWEFQADEAIEAAPVVAEKLIFVADVMGKLYAVDRSNGKLVWNHDFDTGFIAAPAVQENRLVIGDVEGNVYAIEADSGTIVWQKQTDGEINGSAAFYKSTVLVTSQDGSLYSFESDDGTLKWTYQTDDQIRCSPTIAGTRTFLGGCDGRLHVVDLETGKGIGEPMPLGGPTGSTVAVAGNLAVLPIMDGAVLSFDWKTAKQIWRYVDEERSQEYRSSAAIQANTVVVSSQKKQVDALSLKTGERLWRYSLQRRADASPVIAGDDVWIAATDGRLIRLSLQEGKEIWKFEIRGSFVAAPVIEKTPSGSVQLYVADDNGILRCFE
- the aroD gene encoding type I 3-dehydroquinate dehydratase: MICVSLGRARHKRMIAEHKYLVEQGAELVELRLDFIGRAVNLKRLIDDRPGPVVVTCRRREDGGRWMKSEKERMMLLRSAIAAGVEYVDIEADVASQIPRYGKTKRVISYHEFTQTPDDLESLAAAMAEEDADIVKIASMATTFSDNVRMLELVKNAKQPTIGICMGEIGMITRILGERVGSPFTYATYSADKKLAPGQLNWKEMTELYRYKQINSETELFGIVGDPVADNYAPLVHNTAFYEQDLNARFLPFRVPSNDLHKFMQSVRDLKISGVSVAAPHSQAGLEYCTQAESSASGIGSINTMVYQGKDNLGYNTDYRAAMDCISEKLKLKKDVEKPMQGVNVLILGAGDVARAIAWGLRHRGADVTVASRTMDNTRVLASEIGCRAIEWDQRHEPKINLLINATPIGMHPDLDRSPYDASAMTQFLVVFDCVFNPESTLLIKYARKHGCRIITGVDMFVRQAAYQHKLFTGQDAPMATLRKTIKNATSPVRLN